The Streptomyces sp. Mut1 genome window below encodes:
- a CDS encoding Gfo/Idh/MocA family protein yields the protein MARRDQTQQETAAPPLGIGMVGYAFMGAAHSQGWRTAGHVFDLPMRPVLAAICGRDRTAVEAAAGRHGWAAAETDWRALIARDDVQLVDICTPGDSHAEIAVAALEAGKHVLCEKPLANTVDEALAMTAAAGRAAALGRTAMVGFNYRRVPALAHARRLIADGRIGTLRHIRAAYLQDWLTDPASPLTWRLKKERAGSGALGDLGAHVVDLAQFLAGEPLVAVSAVSETFVRERPLPAGPSGGLGGGGAAGGTGAVTVDDAAVFTGRLASGALASFEVTRMAAGRKNALRLEINGERGSLAFDLERLNELSFHDHTEPAATAGFRRVLVTEPDHPYLEAWWPPGHTLGYEHTFVHQARDVIRTIAEGAPPVPSFADGLQVQRVLAAVEESAAKNSVLTPVPL from the coding sequence ATGGCCCGTAGGGATCAGACGCAGCAGGAGACGGCCGCGCCACCGCTCGGCATCGGCATGGTCGGGTACGCGTTCATGGGCGCCGCCCACTCCCAGGGGTGGCGCACCGCGGGACACGTCTTCGACCTGCCGATGCGGCCGGTCCTCGCCGCGATCTGCGGCCGGGACCGCACGGCCGTCGAAGCCGCCGCAGGCCGGCACGGCTGGGCCGCCGCGGAGACCGACTGGCGCGCCCTGATCGCCCGCGACGACGTGCAGCTCGTCGACATCTGCACCCCCGGCGACAGCCACGCGGAGATCGCCGTCGCCGCCCTGGAGGCCGGCAAGCACGTGCTGTGCGAGAAGCCGCTCGCCAACACGGTCGACGAGGCGCTGGCCATGACGGCGGCGGCCGGGCGCGCCGCCGCGCTGGGCCGCACGGCGATGGTCGGCTTCAACTACCGCAGGGTGCCCGCCCTCGCCCACGCCCGCCGCCTCATCGCCGACGGCCGTATCGGCACCCTGCGGCACATCCGCGCCGCCTACCTCCAGGACTGGCTGACCGACCCCGCGTCGCCGCTCACCTGGCGGCTGAAGAAGGAGCGCGCCGGCTCCGGCGCGCTCGGCGACCTCGGGGCCCACGTCGTGGACCTCGCGCAGTTCCTGGCGGGGGAGCCGCTGGTGGCGGTGTCGGCGGTGAGCGAGACCTTCGTACGCGAACGCCCCCTGCCCGCCGGGCCGTCCGGGGGCCTCGGCGGCGGGGGTGCGGCGGGGGGAACGGGCGCGGTGACGGTGGACGACGCCGCCGTGTTCACCGGACGGCTCGCCTCCGGAGCCCTCGCCTCCTTCGAGGTGACCCGGATGGCGGCCGGCCGCAAGAACGCCCTGCGGCTGGAGATCAACGGGGAGCGCGGCTCGCTCGCCTTCGACCTGGAACGGCTCAACGAACTGTCCTTCCACGACCACACCGAACCCGCCGCCACGGCAGGCTTCCGGCGGGTCCTCGTCACCGAGCCCGACCATCCCTACCTGGAGGCCTGGTGGCCGCCGGGCCACACCCTCGGCTACGAGCACACCTTCGTCCACCAGGCCCGCGACGTCATCCGCACCATCGCCGAAGGGGCGCCGCCCGTGCCGTCGTTCGCCGACGGCCTCCAGGTGCAACGGGTGCTGGCCGCGGTCGAGGAGAGCGCCGCGAAGAACTCCGTCCTCACCCCCGTACCCCTCTAG
- a CDS encoding DUF2254 domain-containing protein, with protein MSDRRSRPPRALSPLREHLRDTFWFAPALTLVCACVLWFAAAALDEEIVSYLRDERAYDELQDLISVAEDTKQIVVTISSAMMTFIGVVFSISLVAVQMASGQLTPRVVRIFVRSRISKLTLSVFLATFVFSLLVLSSYESETDPRRVTSLPFVQSVLTAVLVALSLLLFIVYVSSTLRLMQIGPVLDRITRDTFRVLGRMPAGRPGDGALPDETARIAHTGRAGVLRDVHVARLVRAARRQGVVLRLIPRLGDFVVPGTPVLAVHGGAPPARYALRYTVSVGVERTLHQDLAFGLRQLSDIALRALSAAVNDPTTAVQSLDRIVQVLAATVRLPLGTVHHRDRKGVVRLVQDVPGWEDLVDLAFEEVRRCATDTPQVTRRLLAGIDDLMLLAAPDRQGPLVRHRALLVQAVERAVPDASEREFALFPDRQGIG; from the coding sequence ATGAGTGATCGCCGCTCCCGTCCGCCCCGCGCGCTGTCACCGCTGCGTGAGCACCTGCGCGACACGTTCTGGTTCGCCCCGGCGCTGACGCTGGTCTGCGCGTGCGTGCTCTGGTTCGCCGCGGCGGCGCTGGACGAGGAGATCGTCTCGTACCTGCGTGACGAGCGGGCGTACGACGAGCTCCAGGACCTGATCTCCGTCGCCGAGGACACCAAGCAGATCGTCGTCACGATCAGCTCGGCGATGATGACCTTCATCGGTGTCGTGTTCAGCATCTCGCTGGTCGCCGTGCAGATGGCGAGCGGGCAGCTCACGCCCCGGGTGGTGCGGATCTTCGTGCGGAGCCGGATCAGCAAGCTCACGCTGTCGGTCTTCCTCGCGACGTTCGTGTTCTCGCTGCTGGTCCTCAGCTCCTACGAGAGCGAGACCGATCCGCGCCGGGTCACGTCCCTGCCGTTCGTGCAGAGCGTGCTGACCGCGGTCCTCGTCGCGCTCAGCCTGCTCCTGTTCATCGTGTACGTGAGTTCCACTCTGCGTCTGATGCAGATCGGGCCCGTCCTCGACCGCATCACCCGGGACACCTTCCGGGTCCTGGGCCGGATGCCCGCCGGGCGGCCCGGCGACGGGGCGCTTCCCGACGAGACCGCGCGGATCGCGCACACGGGGCGGGCCGGGGTGCTGCGGGATGTCCATGTGGCGCGACTGGTGCGGGCCGCCCGGCGCCAGGGCGTCGTGCTGCGGCTGATCCCCCGGCTCGGGGACTTCGTGGTGCCGGGCACGCCGGTGCTCGCGGTGCACGGCGGGGCGCCGCCCGCCCGGTACGCGCTGCGGTACACGGTGTCCGTGGGCGTCGAGCGCACGCTCCATCAGGATCTGGCGTTCGGGCTGCGCCAGCTGTCGGACATCGCGCTGCGGGCGCTGTCCGCGGCGGTGAACGACCCGACGACCGCCGTGCAGAGCCTGGACCGGATCGTGCAGGTGCTCGCGGCCACCGTGCGGCTGCCGCTGGGCACGGTGCACCACCGGGACCGCAAGGGGGTGGTGCGGCTCGTGCAGGACGTGCCGGGGTGGGAGGACCTGGTGGACCTGGCCTTCGAGGAGGTACGCCGGTGTGCGACGGACACCCCGCAGGTGACGCGGCGGCTGCTGGCGGGGATCGACGACCTGATGCTGCTGGCCGCACCGGACCGGCAGGGCCCGCTGGTCCGGCACCGCGCCCTGCTGGTGCAGGCGGTGGAGCGCGCGGTGCCGGACGCCTCCGAGCGGGAGTTCGCCCTGTTCCCCGACCGGCAGGGCATCGGCTGA
- a CDS encoding sugar ABC transporter ATP-binding protein, with amino-acid sequence MAPHPPLLTMSGITKSFPGVRALDGVDLEVEAGEVHCLLGQNGAGKSTLIKVLAGAHQPDGGAITWRGAPAELKSPLAAMRLGIATIYQELDLVRGLSVAENVFLGHEPTSAGFVVRTRRGRTEAAALLARLGHPEIDPARPVGELSAAQQQIVSMARALSHDVRLIVMDEPSAALDPDEVGNLFRVIAALTAEDVAVVYISHRLEEIRRIGDRVTVLKDGRAVASGLPAASTPTHDIVAMMTGRKVEYVFPPRPAPRTGRTADPVLTIESLTREGEFAPVDLEVRPGEIVGLAGLVGSGRSEILETVYGARRPTAGRVTVAGRALRPGSVRAAVAAGIGLAPEERKAQALLMLESVTRNVSLSTLSRYSRAGWLDRGAERKAARDATRALSLHPDNPDTPVRTLSGGNQQKAVLARWLLRGCRVLLLDEPTRGVDVGARAELYAVIRRLADEGLAVLLVSSEVPEVLGLADRVLVLREGHVVHTADATELDEHRVLDLVMEGSPTA; translated from the coding sequence ATGGCTCCGCACCCACCCCTGCTCACCATGTCCGGCATCACCAAGTCCTTCCCCGGTGTCCGCGCCCTCGACGGCGTGGACCTGGAGGTCGAGGCCGGTGAGGTGCACTGCCTCCTCGGCCAGAACGGTGCCGGCAAGTCCACCCTCATCAAGGTGCTCGCCGGGGCCCACCAGCCCGACGGGGGCGCGATCACGTGGCGCGGCGCACCCGCCGAGCTCAAGTCGCCGCTGGCCGCGATGCGGCTCGGCATCGCGACCATCTATCAGGAACTCGACCTGGTCCGGGGCCTGTCGGTCGCCGAGAACGTCTTCCTGGGCCACGAGCCCACCAGCGCCGGCTTCGTCGTCCGCACCCGCCGGGGCCGCACCGAGGCCGCAGCCCTGCTGGCCCGGCTCGGGCACCCGGAGATCGACCCCGCCCGCCCGGTGGGCGAACTCTCCGCGGCCCAGCAGCAGATCGTCTCCATGGCGCGGGCGCTCTCCCACGACGTGCGCCTCATCGTGATGGACGAGCCGTCCGCCGCGCTCGACCCCGACGAGGTCGGCAATCTCTTCCGGGTCATCGCCGCGCTGACCGCCGAGGACGTCGCCGTCGTCTACATCTCGCACCGGCTGGAGGAGATCCGCCGCATCGGTGACCGGGTGACCGTGCTCAAGGACGGCCGGGCCGTCGCCTCCGGGCTCCCCGCCGCCTCCACCCCCACGCACGACATCGTGGCGATGATGACCGGCCGCAAGGTCGAGTACGTCTTCCCGCCCCGTCCCGCGCCCAGGACCGGGCGGACCGCCGACCCCGTCCTCACCATCGAATCCCTCACCAGGGAAGGGGAGTTCGCCCCGGTGGACCTGGAGGTGCGGCCCGGCGAGATCGTCGGTCTCGCCGGACTCGTCGGCTCCGGGCGTTCGGAGATCCTGGAGACCGTCTACGGTGCCCGCAGGCCCACCGCCGGCCGGGTCACCGTCGCGGGCAGGGCGCTGCGGCCCGGAAGCGTACGCGCCGCCGTCGCCGCCGGCATCGGCCTCGCCCCCGAGGAACGCAAGGCGCAGGCCCTGCTGATGCTCGAATCCGTCACCCGCAACGTCTCGCTGTCCACCCTGTCCCGCTACTCCAGGGCAGGCTGGCTCGACCGCGGGGCGGAGCGGAAGGCGGCCCGGGACGCCACCCGCGCGCTCTCACTGCACCCCGACAACCCGGACACACCCGTGCGCACCCTCTCCGGCGGTAACCAGCAGAAGGCGGTCCTGGCCCGCTGGCTGCTGCGCGGCTGCCGGGTACTGCTGCTGGACGAACCGACCCGTGGTGTGGACGTCGGCGCCCGTGCCGAGCTCTACGCCGTGATCCGCCGGCTGGCCGACGAAGGGCTCGCCGTCCTGCTCGTCTCCAGTGAGGTCCCCGAAGTGCTGGGCCTGGCCGACCGGGTCCTCGTCCTGCGCGAGGGGCACGTCGTGCACACCGCGGACGCCACCGAACTCGACGAGCACCGCGTACTCGATCTCGTGATGGAAGGGAGCCCGACGGCATGA
- a CDS encoding sugar phosphate isomerase/epimerase family protein → MPRPFTLFTGQWADLPLEEVCRHARDFGYDGLELACWGDHFEVDRALTEPGYLEGRHQLLDKYGLKCWAISNHLVGQAVCDHPIDERHQGILPARIWGDGEAEGVRRRAAREMSDTARAAAAFGVDTVIGFTGSSIWHLVAMFPPVPPHMIERGYEDFAARWNPVLDVFDAEGVRFAHEVHPSEIAYDYWTTKRALEAVDHRPAFGLNFDPSHFVWQDLDPVGFLYDFRDRIYHVDCKEARKRLDGRNGRLGSHLPWGDPRRGWDFVSAGHGDVPWEDVFRMLRSIGYEGPVSVEWEDAGMDRLAGAPEALASLKRFDFDPPGASFDAAFGGNG, encoded by the coding sequence ATGCCCCGTCCCTTCACCCTGTTCACCGGCCAGTGGGCAGACCTCCCCCTGGAGGAGGTCTGCCGGCACGCCCGCGACTTCGGCTACGACGGACTCGAACTCGCTTGCTGGGGCGACCACTTCGAGGTCGACAGGGCCCTCACCGAACCCGGCTACCTGGAGGGCCGCCACCAACTGCTGGACAAGTACGGGCTCAAGTGCTGGGCCATCTCCAACCACCTCGTCGGCCAGGCCGTCTGCGACCACCCCATCGACGAACGCCATCAGGGCATCCTGCCCGCCCGCATCTGGGGCGACGGCGAGGCGGAGGGGGTGCGCCGCCGCGCCGCGCGGGAGATGTCCGACACCGCGCGGGCGGCCGCCGCCTTCGGCGTGGACACCGTCATCGGCTTCACCGGCTCCTCGATCTGGCACCTGGTTGCGATGTTCCCGCCGGTCCCGCCGCACATGATCGAGCGGGGTTACGAGGACTTCGCCGCACGCTGGAACCCGGTCCTCGACGTCTTCGACGCGGAGGGCGTGCGCTTCGCCCACGAGGTGCACCCCAGCGAGATCGCGTACGACTACTGGACCACGAAACGCGCCCTGGAGGCGGTGGACCACCGGCCGGCCTTCGGGCTGAACTTCGACCCGAGCCACTTCGTCTGGCAGGACCTGGACCCGGTCGGCTTCCTGTACGACTTCCGGGACCGGATCTACCACGTGGACTGCAAGGAGGCCCGCAAGCGGCTCGACGGACGCAACGGCAGGCTCGGCTCCCACCTGCCGTGGGGCGATCCGCGACGCGGCTGGGACTTCGTCTCGGCCGGACACGGGGACGTGCCCTGGGAGGACGTGTTCCGGATGCTGCGGTCCATCGGCTACGAGGGCCCGGTCTCGGTGGAATGGGAGGACGCCGGCATGGACCGGCTGGCCGGGGCCCCGGAGGCGCTGGCGTCCCTGAAGCGGTTCGACTTCGACCCGCCGGGCGCGTCCTTCGACGCGGCGTTCGGCGGCAACGGCTGA
- a CDS encoding sortase domain-containing protein: MSRNRPVRRTALPVSACLAVTALVALTGCSSTIVSREPAAKSPAAAAKAPASPAPADAGATARPPVHVSVPSLGVDSEVMRLGLNPDRTVEVPPADKGMKVGWYTGSAAPGEPGAAVLIGHNDTRYGRAVFHDLKKIAKGADIVVRDGRGTDIHFEVTGRETASKNAFPTSRVYGHTTDRALRLVTCDGAFDADGHPVDNLIVYATRK; encoded by the coding sequence TCGCCGCACCGCCCTGCCGGTGTCCGCCTGTCTCGCCGTCACCGCGCTCGTCGCCCTGACCGGCTGCTCGTCCACCATCGTGTCGCGGGAGCCCGCGGCCAAGTCCCCGGCGGCGGCCGCGAAAGCGCCGGCCTCCCCGGCCCCGGCCGACGCCGGCGCCACCGCCCGGCCGCCCGTCCACGTCTCCGTACCGTCCCTCGGCGTGGACAGCGAGGTGATGCGCCTCGGTCTCAACCCCGACCGCACGGTCGAGGTGCCGCCGGCCGACAAGGGCATGAAGGTCGGCTGGTACACCGGGAGCGCCGCGCCCGGCGAGCCCGGCGCCGCGGTGCTCATCGGCCACAACGACACCCGGTACGGGCGGGCCGTCTTCCACGATCTGAAGAAGATCGCGAAGGGCGCGGACATCGTGGTCCGGGACGGCCGGGGCACCGACATCCACTTCGAGGTCACGGGCCGTGAGACGGCGAGCAAGAACGCCTTCCCGACCTCCCGGGTCTACGGGCACACCACGGACCGCGCCCTGCGGCTGGTCACCTGCGACGGCGCGTTCGACGCCGACGGGCACCCCGTGGACAACCTCATCGTGTACGCGACGCGGAAGTGA
- a CDS encoding substrate-binding domain-containing protein, protein MPRTSRRGLLFGTAAVSAGAFLTACTSNEPKEKNTAATSGAPAADDRPGKPVTIGFAGPQADHGWLNAINENARSRAKKYSEVTLETTEGSNDTAAQIGQVKTLINKKVDVLVVLPADGKALTQVGLEAMRAGIPVINLDRIFASPQAYRCWVGGDNYGMGLNAGTYIGEQLKDKPNAKVVELAGIDNLELTKQRSEGFAAALKNYPNIKLVARQAADFTVESGQAKMAQLLQAQKKFDALWNHDDDQGVGALRAIQQAGRDEFLMVGGAGAKSAMDAIKADNTVLKATVLYPPTMAASAIDLARALGQGKGVAGLAELEIPTSLTLYSAVVTKDNVDQYLPTGFN, encoded by the coding sequence ATGCCACGAACCAGCCGCAGAGGACTGCTTTTCGGCACCGCAGCGGTTTCCGCCGGCGCCTTCCTGACCGCCTGCACCAGCAACGAGCCCAAGGAGAAGAACACCGCCGCGACCAGCGGCGCGCCCGCCGCCGACGACCGGCCGGGCAAACCCGTCACCATCGGCTTCGCCGGACCGCAGGCCGACCACGGCTGGCTCAACGCCATCAACGAGAACGCCAGGTCCCGGGCGAAGAAGTACTCCGAAGTGACCCTGGAGACCACCGAGGGCTCCAACGACACCGCCGCCCAGATCGGCCAGGTCAAGACCCTCATCAACAAGAAGGTCGATGTCCTCGTCGTCCTCCCGGCCGACGGCAAGGCGCTCACCCAGGTGGGCCTGGAGGCCATGCGGGCGGGCATTCCCGTCATCAACCTGGACCGGATCTTCGCCTCCCCGCAGGCCTACCGCTGCTGGGTCGGCGGCGACAACTACGGCATGGGCCTCAACGCCGGTACGTACATCGGCGAACAGCTCAAGGACAAGCCGAACGCCAAGGTCGTGGAGCTGGCCGGGATCGACAACCTGGAGCTCACCAAGCAGCGCAGCGAGGGCTTCGCCGCCGCCCTGAAGAACTACCCCAACATCAAGCTGGTGGCCCGTCAGGCGGCCGATTTCACGGTCGAGTCGGGGCAGGCCAAGATGGCCCAGCTGCTCCAGGCGCAGAAGAAGTTCGACGCCCTGTGGAACCACGACGACGACCAGGGCGTGGGCGCGCTCCGCGCCATCCAGCAGGCCGGCCGCGACGAGTTCCTGATGGTCGGCGGCGCGGGCGCCAAGTCCGCCATGGACGCCATCAAGGCCGACAACACCGTGCTCAAGGCCACCGTCCTCTACCCGCCGACCATGGCGGCGTCGGCCATCGACCTGGCCCGCGCCCTCGGCCAGGGCAAGGGGGTGGCCGGCCTCGCCGAGCTGGAGATCCCGACCAGCCTCACCCTGTACTCCGCCGTCGTCACCAAGGACAACGTCGACCAGTACCTGCCGACGGGCTTCAACTGA
- a CDS encoding RNA methyltransferase, whose protein sequence is MQRISTRNARFQQFQTLLTNRTKRGRAREFLVQGVRPVTMAVEHGWTVRSLLYDASRPLSRWAEELMRGVATERIAMAPELLSELSEKTEGAPEVLAVVEMAPDDLSRITVDEDFLGLVFDRPTQPGNIGSIVRSADAFGARGLVVTGHAADPYDPKAVRATTGSFFALPVVRTPSHREVAQWLDGERERGRPVVVVGTDEHGECEAADFDLTQPVLLVIGNETAGLSAAWRERCDHVISIPMTGSASSLNASNAASVVLYEARRQRLAKERGRHL, encoded by the coding sequence GTGCAGCGGATCTCGACCCGCAACGCCCGCTTTCAGCAGTTCCAGACGCTGCTCACCAACCGGACCAAACGCGGGCGCGCCCGCGAGTTCCTCGTCCAGGGCGTCCGGCCGGTCACCATGGCCGTGGAGCACGGGTGGACGGTCCGCTCCCTGCTGTACGACGCGAGCCGTCCGCTGTCCCGCTGGGCCGAGGAGCTGATGCGCGGCGTGGCCACCGAACGCATCGCCATGGCCCCGGAACTGCTGTCCGAGCTCAGCGAGAAGACCGAGGGCGCCCCCGAGGTCCTGGCCGTGGTCGAGATGGCACCGGACGACCTGTCCCGGATCACGGTCGACGAGGACTTCCTCGGCCTGGTCTTCGACCGCCCGACGCAGCCGGGGAACATCGGGAGCATCGTGCGTTCCGCCGACGCCTTCGGCGCGCGCGGACTCGTCGTGACGGGCCACGCGGCGGACCCGTACGACCCGAAGGCGGTCCGTGCGACCACGGGCTCGTTCTTCGCGCTGCCCGTGGTCCGCACGCCCTCGCACCGCGAGGTCGCGCAGTGGCTGGACGGGGAACGCGAGCGGGGGCGGCCCGTGGTCGTCGTCGGCACCGACGAGCACGGGGAGTGCGAGGCCGCCGATTTCGATCTGACCCAGCCGGTGCTGCTGGTCATCGGCAACGAGACGGCGGGCCTCAGCGCGGCCTGGCGCGAGCGGTGCGACCACGTGATCAGCATCCCGATGACCGGTTCGGCCAGCTCCCTCAACGCCTCCAACGCCGCGTCGGTCGTCCTCTACGAGGCCCGCCGCCAGCGCCTCGCGAAGGAGCGCGGTCGGCACCTGTAG
- a CDS encoding ROK family transcriptional regulator codes for MTARPANAHQARLLRLLRDGGPNSRAQLGDQVDLSRSKLAVEVDRLLETGLVVADGLAASRGGRRSHNIRLAPALRFLGVDIGATSIDVAVTNAELEVLGHLNHPMDVREGPVAVFEQVLSMAAKLRDSGFAEGFDGAGIGVPGPVRFPEGVPVAPPIMPGWDGFPVREALSQELGCPVMVDNDVNLMAMGEQHAGVARSVSDFLCVKLGTGIGCGIVVGGTVHRGATGSAGDIGHIQVEPEGRLCACGNRGCLEAHFSGAALARDAETAARAGQSAELAARLAASGTLTAADVAAAAAMGDATSLGLIREGGNRVGQVIAGLVSFFNPALVVIGGGVTGLGHTLLAGVRAQVYRRSLPLATGNLPIVLGELGPVAGVTGAARLISDHLFSPV; via the coding sequence ATGACGGCACGACCCGCGAACGCCCATCAGGCGCGCCTGCTCCGGCTATTGCGTGACGGAGGGCCCAACTCCCGGGCGCAGCTGGGGGATCAGGTCGACCTCTCCCGCTCCAAGCTCGCCGTCGAGGTGGACCGGCTGCTGGAGACCGGCCTCGTGGTGGCCGACGGACTCGCCGCCTCCCGGGGCGGGCGCCGCTCGCACAACATCCGGCTCGCCCCGGCGCTGCGCTTCCTCGGCGTCGACATCGGCGCCACCTCCATCGACGTGGCGGTCACCAACGCGGAGCTGGAGGTGCTGGGCCACCTCAACCACCCCATGGACGTACGCGAAGGGCCCGTCGCCGTCTTCGAGCAGGTGCTGTCCATGGCGGCGAAGCTCCGGGACTCCGGCTTCGCCGAAGGCTTCGACGGCGCCGGGATCGGCGTCCCCGGGCCGGTCCGCTTCCCCGAGGGCGTCCCCGTCGCACCGCCGATCATGCCCGGCTGGGACGGTTTCCCGGTCCGTGAGGCGCTCAGCCAGGAGCTGGGCTGCCCGGTCATGGTCGACAACGACGTGAACCTGATGGCGATGGGGGAGCAGCACGCGGGCGTGGCCCGTTCCGTGAGCGACTTCCTCTGCGTCAAGCTCGGTACGGGCATCGGCTGCGGCATCGTCGTCGGCGGCACCGTCCACCGGGGCGCCACCGGCAGTGCCGGCGACATCGGCCACATCCAGGTGGAGCCCGAGGGCCGCCTCTGCGCCTGCGGCAACCGGGGCTGCCTGGAGGCGCACTTCAGCGGCGCCGCCCTGGCCCGCGACGCCGAGACCGCGGCGCGTGCCGGCCAGTCCGCGGAGCTCGCGGCCCGGCTGGCGGCGTCCGGGACGCTCACCGCGGCCGATGTCGCCGCCGCGGCTGCCATGGGCGACGCCACCTCGCTCGGCCTGATCCGCGAAGGCGGCAACCGGGTCGGGCAGGTCATCGCGGGACTCGTCAGCTTCTTCAACCCCGCCCTGGTGGTGATCGGCGGCGGGGTGACCGGTCTCGGCCACACGCTGCTGGCCGGCGTCAGGGCCCAGGTCTACCGGCGCTCGCTGCCGCTGGCCACCGGCAACCTTCCGATCGTCCTGGGCGAGCTGGGGCCCGTCGCCGGAGTCACCGGCGCGGCCAGGCTCATCAGCGACCACCTCTTCTCACCCGTGTGA
- a CDS encoding ABC transporter permease has product MTHPAPSARRSGPDRAPAPVTLKKSGPPRPLGLRVDLHTLSLLGILAVLVAVGGITEPEAFLDTGNLQLVLTQASVIGVVTVGMTFVITSGGIDLSVGAMVALASVWATTLATQEYGFAGIVFTAVLVGLGVGLVNGVLIAYGRVVPFIATLAMLASARGVALMITDGKTQIVTVTSVLDLGLPRSYVLGIPPLVLIFAAVTVAGWLLLNRTTFGRRTVAVGGNAEAARLAGIDVRRQRLYLYLLSGLCCGIAAFMLIVLSGSGQNTNGNLYELDAIAAAIIGGTLLSGGKGTIVGSVLGVLVFTTITNIFALNNLQSDVQQIAKGAIIVAAVLVQGRTSPRAET; this is encoded by the coding sequence ATGACCCACCCAGCCCCCTCGGCGCGGCGGAGCGGACCCGACCGGGCCCCCGCCCCCGTGACCCTGAAGAAATCCGGCCCCCCGCGCCCCCTCGGGCTGCGCGTGGACCTCCACACCCTGTCCCTGCTGGGCATCCTCGCCGTGCTCGTGGCCGTCGGCGGGATCACCGAACCCGAAGCCTTCCTGGACACCGGGAACCTCCAGCTCGTCCTGACCCAGGCGTCCGTGATCGGTGTCGTCACCGTCGGCATGACCTTCGTCATCACCTCGGGCGGCATCGACCTCTCGGTCGGCGCCATGGTCGCGCTCGCCTCCGTCTGGGCGACGACCCTCGCCACCCAGGAGTACGGCTTCGCCGGCATCGTGTTCACCGCCGTACTCGTCGGCCTCGGCGTCGGTCTCGTCAACGGGGTGCTCATCGCCTACGGGCGGGTGGTGCCGTTCATCGCGACGCTGGCGATGCTCGCCTCCGCGCGCGGTGTGGCCCTCATGATCACCGACGGGAAGACCCAGATCGTCACCGTCACCTCGGTCCTCGACCTCGGACTGCCCCGCTCCTACGTCCTCGGCATCCCGCCGCTGGTCCTGATCTTCGCCGCGGTCACCGTCGCCGGCTGGCTGCTGCTGAACCGTACGACTTTCGGCCGCCGCACCGTCGCCGTCGGCGGCAACGCCGAGGCCGCCCGGCTCGCGGGCATCGACGTCCGCAGGCAGCGGCTCTACCTCTACCTGCTGTCCGGGCTGTGCTGCGGCATCGCCGCCTTCATGCTGATCGTCCTCTCCGGCTCGGGCCAGAACACCAACGGCAACCTGTACGAACTCGACGCCATCGCCGCCGCGATCATCGGCGGCACCCTGCTCAGCGGCGGCAAGGGCACCATCGTCGGCTCCGTCCTGGGTGTCCTCGTCTTCACCACGATCACCAACATCTTCGCGCTCAACAACCTGCAGAGCGATGTGCAGCAGATCGCCAAGGGCGCGATCATCGTCGCCGCCGTCCTCGTCCAGGGCCGCACCTCGCCGCGCGCGGAGACCTGA